A genomic region of Solanum dulcamara chromosome 2, daSolDulc1.2, whole genome shotgun sequence contains the following coding sequences:
- the LOC129880024 gene encoding protein NSP-INTERACTING KINASE 1-like isoform X1, with protein sequence METRSMNGVFGFVVLLCFLVYSNAMLTPGGVNYEVQALMEIRNSLHDPHGVLNWDESSVDPCSWNMISCSSDKFVTGLAGASQSLSGKISPYIHNLTHLELLLLQSNNITGSIPTELGMLQKLRTIDLSDNQLTGKIPPSLAQLKSLQYLRLNNNSLSGAVPLELSNMTQLTLLDLSFNNLSGPVPRFLAKTFNILGNPVICATGKEPECNGTTTSMPLPFTLNNSQNAQPFGRPKTHKIALAFGTSLGCICLLIIGFGFFLWCRQNHNKQIFFDINEQHHEQVCLGNLRRFQFRELQAATNNFSNKKILGKGGFGNVYKGCLSDGTIVAVKRLKDGNAIGGDKQFQTEVEMISLAVHRNLLRLYGFSMTPTERLLVYPYMSNGSVASRLKAKPPLDWTIRKRIALGAARGLLYLHEQCDPKIIHRDVKAANILLDDDCEAVVGDFGLAKLLDHRDSHVTTAVRGTVGHIAPEYLSTGQSSDKTDVFGFGILLLELISGQRALEFGKAANQKGAMLDWVKKIHLEKKLDMLVSKDLKDKYDRIELEEMVQVALICTQYHPSHRPKMSEVVRMLEGDGLAEKWEASQRADSTRCRANEFSSSERYSDLTDDSSLLVQAMELSGPR encoded by the exons ATGGAAACAAGAAGTATGAATGGTGTTTTTGGTTTTGTGGTGTTGTTGTGTTTCTTGGTTTACTCCAATGCTATGCTTACCCCTGGTGGTGTTAATTATGAAG TGCAAGCTTTAATGGAGATCAGGAACTCATTACATGATCCACATGGTGTTTTGAATTGGGATGAAAGTTCTGTTGATCCATGTAGCTGGAATATGATCAGTTGTTCAAGTGATAAATTTGTCACTGGCTT GGCTGGTGCAAGCCAAAGTTTGTCTGGGAAAATATCACCATACATCCACAACTTGACTCACTTGGAGCTACT GCTTCTGCAGAGCAATAATATAACAGGATCAATTCCAACTGAACTTGGAATGCTTCAGAAACTTAGAACAATTGATCTTTCTGATAATCAACTCACTGGGAAAATCCCTCCATCTTTAGCTCAATTGAAAAGCCTTCAATACTT GAGACTAAACAACAATAGTCTTAGTGGAGCTGTTCCTTTGGAATTATCCAATATGACTCAACTGACTCTTCT AGACTTGTCTTTTAACAATCTGAGTGGTCCTGTGCCAAGGTTTCTGGCTAAAACATTCAA CATTTTGGGCAATCCCGTTATATGTGCAACTGGAAAAGAACCAGAATGCAATGGAACAACAACATCCATGCCTCTGCCCTTCACTTTGAACAACTCACAAA ATGCTCAGCCTTTTGGAAGGCCTAAAACTCACAAAATTGCCTTAGCCTTTGGGACAAGTCTTGGATGCATCTGCCTACTAATTATTGGCTTTGGTTTCTTTCTGTGGTGTAGACAAAATCACAACAAGCAAATTTTCTTTGACATCAATG AACAACATCATGAACAAGTATGCTTGGGAAACTTGAGAAGGTTCCAATTTAGGGAACTGCAAGCTGCCACAAACAACTTCAGCAACAAGAAGATACTGGGAAAAGGCGGTTTTGGAAACGTCTACAAAGGTTGTCTTAGTGATGGCACAATTGTTGCTGTAAAAAGGCTCAAAGACGGGAATGCAATCGGAGGAGACAAACAATTCCAAACAGAAGTTGAAATGATCAGCTTGGCAGTGCATCGCAATCTCCTCCGTCTGTATGGGTTCTCCATGACACCAACTGAAAGGCTTCTGGTTTACCCTTACATGTCTAATGGAAGCGTTGCTTCTCGTCTCAAAG CCAAGCCACCGTTGGACTGGActataagaaaaagaattgCATTAGGAGCTGCAAGAGGTTTACTATATCTACATGAGCAGTGTGATCCAAAGATTATCCACAGGGATGTGAAGGCTGCAAACATATTGCTCGACGATGACTGCGAGGCTGTCGTGGGAGATTTTGGATTGGCAAAGCTATTGGATCATCGCGATTCACATGTCACAACTGCAGTAAGGGGAACTGTAGGACATATAGCTCCTGAGTATCTCTCTACAGGACAGTCCTCTGATAAAACAGATGTTTTCGGGTTTGGGATTCTCCTGCTAGAGCTGATATCTGGCCAGAGAGCTCTTGAATTTGGTAAAGCAGCAAATCAGAAAGGCGCTATGCTTGATTGG GTAAAAAAGATTCACCTGGAGAAAAAGCTTGACATGCTGGTGAGCAAGGACTTAAAGGACAAATATGATCGGATCGAGCTCGAGGAAATGGTTCAAGTAGCTCTCATATGCACTCAGTACCACCCTAGTCATAGACCAAAAATGTCAGAAGTGGTAAGAATGCTCGAAGGAGACGGACTTGCAGAGAAATGGGAAGCTTCTCAAAGAGCGGACTCTACCCGATGCAGAGCTAATGAGTTCTCCTCTTCAGAAAGATATTCTGATCTTACTGACGATTCTTCATTGCTTGTCCAAGCAATGGAACTATCAGGGCCAAGGTGA
- the LOC129880024 gene encoding protein NSP-INTERACTING KINASE 1-like isoform X2 produces the protein MEIRNSLHDPHGVLNWDESSVDPCSWNMISCSSDKFVTGLAGASQSLSGKISPYIHNLTHLELLLLQSNNITGSIPTELGMLQKLRTIDLSDNQLTGKIPPSLAQLKSLQYLRLNNNSLSGAVPLELSNMTQLTLLDLSFNNLSGPVPRFLAKTFNILGNPVICATGKEPECNGTTTSMPLPFTLNNSQNAQPFGRPKTHKIALAFGTSLGCICLLIIGFGFFLWCRQNHNKQIFFDINEQHHEQVCLGNLRRFQFRELQAATNNFSNKKILGKGGFGNVYKGCLSDGTIVAVKRLKDGNAIGGDKQFQTEVEMISLAVHRNLLRLYGFSMTPTERLLVYPYMSNGSVASRLKAKPPLDWTIRKRIALGAARGLLYLHEQCDPKIIHRDVKAANILLDDDCEAVVGDFGLAKLLDHRDSHVTTAVRGTVGHIAPEYLSTGQSSDKTDVFGFGILLLELISGQRALEFGKAANQKGAMLDWVKKIHLEKKLDMLVSKDLKDKYDRIELEEMVQVALICTQYHPSHRPKMSEVVRMLEGDGLAEKWEASQRADSTRCRANEFSSSERYSDLTDDSSLLVQAMELSGPR, from the exons ATGGAGATCAGGAACTCATTACATGATCCACATGGTGTTTTGAATTGGGATGAAAGTTCTGTTGATCCATGTAGCTGGAATATGATCAGTTGTTCAAGTGATAAATTTGTCACTGGCTT GGCTGGTGCAAGCCAAAGTTTGTCTGGGAAAATATCACCATACATCCACAACTTGACTCACTTGGAGCTACT GCTTCTGCAGAGCAATAATATAACAGGATCAATTCCAACTGAACTTGGAATGCTTCAGAAACTTAGAACAATTGATCTTTCTGATAATCAACTCACTGGGAAAATCCCTCCATCTTTAGCTCAATTGAAAAGCCTTCAATACTT GAGACTAAACAACAATAGTCTTAGTGGAGCTGTTCCTTTGGAATTATCCAATATGACTCAACTGACTCTTCT AGACTTGTCTTTTAACAATCTGAGTGGTCCTGTGCCAAGGTTTCTGGCTAAAACATTCAA CATTTTGGGCAATCCCGTTATATGTGCAACTGGAAAAGAACCAGAATGCAATGGAACAACAACATCCATGCCTCTGCCCTTCACTTTGAACAACTCACAAA ATGCTCAGCCTTTTGGAAGGCCTAAAACTCACAAAATTGCCTTAGCCTTTGGGACAAGTCTTGGATGCATCTGCCTACTAATTATTGGCTTTGGTTTCTTTCTGTGGTGTAGACAAAATCACAACAAGCAAATTTTCTTTGACATCAATG AACAACATCATGAACAAGTATGCTTGGGAAACTTGAGAAGGTTCCAATTTAGGGAACTGCAAGCTGCCACAAACAACTTCAGCAACAAGAAGATACTGGGAAAAGGCGGTTTTGGAAACGTCTACAAAGGTTGTCTTAGTGATGGCACAATTGTTGCTGTAAAAAGGCTCAAAGACGGGAATGCAATCGGAGGAGACAAACAATTCCAAACAGAAGTTGAAATGATCAGCTTGGCAGTGCATCGCAATCTCCTCCGTCTGTATGGGTTCTCCATGACACCAACTGAAAGGCTTCTGGTTTACCCTTACATGTCTAATGGAAGCGTTGCTTCTCGTCTCAAAG CCAAGCCACCGTTGGACTGGActataagaaaaagaattgCATTAGGAGCTGCAAGAGGTTTACTATATCTACATGAGCAGTGTGATCCAAAGATTATCCACAGGGATGTGAAGGCTGCAAACATATTGCTCGACGATGACTGCGAGGCTGTCGTGGGAGATTTTGGATTGGCAAAGCTATTGGATCATCGCGATTCACATGTCACAACTGCAGTAAGGGGAACTGTAGGACATATAGCTCCTGAGTATCTCTCTACAGGACAGTCCTCTGATAAAACAGATGTTTTCGGGTTTGGGATTCTCCTGCTAGAGCTGATATCTGGCCAGAGAGCTCTTGAATTTGGTAAAGCAGCAAATCAGAAAGGCGCTATGCTTGATTGG GTAAAAAAGATTCACCTGGAGAAAAAGCTTGACATGCTGGTGAGCAAGGACTTAAAGGACAAATATGATCGGATCGAGCTCGAGGAAATGGTTCAAGTAGCTCTCATATGCACTCAGTACCACCCTAGTCATAGACCAAAAATGTCAGAAGTGGTAAGAATGCTCGAAGGAGACGGACTTGCAGAGAAATGGGAAGCTTCTCAAAGAGCGGACTCTACCCGATGCAGAGCTAATGAGTTCTCCTCTTCAGAAAGATATTCTGATCTTACTGACGATTCTTCATTGCTTGTCCAAGCAATGGAACTATCAGGGCCAAGGTGA
- the LOC129879565 gene encoding F-box/FBD/LRR-repeat protein At1g13570-like: protein MSLFESNSSKGIERTGRFKVTNYQVYLDIPNIRTCPNIDHLIYFLDRNGIQHLVLKLPFGHRYKLPSSFFISSGLRHLTLARSLIHPPPVFKGFDRLISLELRRVTISSESLGSLISHCPLLENLVLKNLDNPNPMEINAPKLRSFVFSGTIHCIHLKNVPLLSNASYIPTEFFVEEGHDLAKIFESISALENLCWKQDILQMVHVGPAKAMPTRLPSALNCLKRLYISWITLGEFFEFSFVLCLIRSSPNVEEIEIKVCGDPDVDHHCEPVPRDVLDEIPSSFSNMTFNHLRTVKFYDVIGAEAEMQFIKVLLAKSPALVRMVIKPCEIGDKESLKALAEITKFQRASSKAEVEYCVD, encoded by the exons ATGTCGCTATTTGAGAGTAACTCCAGCAAAGGGATAGAGAGGACAGGGAGGTTCAAAGT GACCAATTACCAAGTTTACCTCGATATTCCTAATATAAGAACATGTCCTAATATTGACCACTTGATATATTTCCTTGATAGGAATGGCATTCAACATCTTGTTCTAAAACTTCCGTTTGGTCACCGATACAAACtgccttcttcatttttcataAGTTCAGGTTTGAGGCATTTGACTCTCGCAAGATCTCTAATACATCCTCCACCAGTCTTTAAGGGATTTGATAGGTTAATTAGCCTAGAACTAAGACGAGTCACAATTTCTTCTGAATCACTTGGAAGTTTGATCTCCCATTGCCCGTTACTTGAGAATTTGGTGCTGAAGAATCTAGACAATCCAAACCCCATGGAAATTAATGCTCCCAAGCTAAGATCATTTGTCTTCAGTGGCACTATACATTGTATACATCTAAAAAACGTCCCTCTTCTTTCCAATGCTTCATATATACCTACAGAATTTTTTGTAGAGGAGGGACATGATCTTGCCAAGATTTTTGAGTCTATTTCTGCTCTCGAGAATCTCTGCTGGAAACAGGACATACTCCAG ATGGTGCATGTTGGACCAGCTAAAGCTATGCCTACAAGGCTTCCCTCTGCTCTTAATTGTCTTAAACGCCTCTACATATCTTGGATTACTCTGGGAGAAttctttgagttttcttttgTTCTTTGCTTGATAAGAAGCTCTCCAAATGtagaagaaattgaaattaag GTGTGTGGTGATCCTGATGTGGACCATCATTGTGAACCTGTGCCCCGGGATGTTCTTGATGAGATACCTTCAAGCTTCTCGAATATGACTTTCAATCACCTGAGGACAGTAAAGTTTTATGATGTAATAGGAGCAGAGGCTGAAATGCAGTTTATCAAGGTTTTATTGGCCAAGTCTCCAGCACTGGTGAGAATGGTAATCAAGCCCTGTGAAATTGGAGATAAAGAATCTCTCAAAGCACTCGCTGAGATAACAAAATTTCAGCGGGCATCATCTAAAGCTGAAGTTGAGTATTGTGTAGATTAG